DNA from Streptomyces rishiriensis:
GGCGGACGGCTCGGGCACGGACCAGGCGTAGCCCAGCCGATAGCCGACCCCTCGCACGGTGATGATCCAACCGCTGGAGCCGAGTTTCGCCCGCAGGCTGCTCACATGCGTGTCGATGGTGCGACTCGTGTGCACCCAAGTGTTTCCCCAGACCCTCGCCATCAGCTCCTTGCGGGTCACGACGGTCTCCGGATCGGCCGCCAGGGCGTACAGCAGCTCGAATTCCTTCGAGGTGACATCGACGAGCCTGTCGTGCAGGCGCACTTCCCGGGTCCGCGGATCGATGTGCAGCGGGCGCAGTGTGATGCTGTCCGGGAGGCCGGATCTCGGGCGGGAGCGCCGCAGCACCGCCTCGATACGGGCCCCGATCTCCCGGAATCCCCAGGTCTTGACCACGCAGTCGTCCGCTCCCGCTCGCAGGGCGAGGACGCGTTCCAGTTCGTCGTCGAGATCGGTGACGGCGATCACGGGGGTGTCGCTGCCGGCCCGCAGGGACCGGCACAGCTCCACTCCGTCGATGTCGGGCAGCTCCAGCGAGAGCAGCACCAGGTCGGTGTCGCGGCACGCCGACAGCGCGCGCGCCCCCGTGTCGACGCTGCGGGCGGTGTATCCCTGCCGGCGCAGAGCACCCACCATGGTCGCGGCGGTGGAGGCGTTCCGCTCCACCACGAGCACGTCGGTCATCTGTTCCACCCCTCTCCTCTTCGGCTTCCCGTCAGCTCGCGGCCTCGGTGAGTTCGGCCGGTGCCGCGGAGGCGGTGCCGGGGGCGCCGGGGAGGTGCTGGTAGACGTACGCGGCCGACGCCATGGTCATGTGGCGGTGCCAGCCGGGGAAGGAACGGCCCTCGAAGTCGAGGACGCCGTAGCGTTTCTGCAGGGCGTCGACGGTCGCCCGGGCGGCGATGTGGCCACGTACGAGCCGCAGCACCTCGTCCACCCTCGTCGAGGTGAGCGTGGTGATCCAGTACCGGGTGCGCTGCCGGCCGTCCGGGGCGGGCCGCTCCAGGATGCGGTACCTGGGGGAGTCGAGCTCGTCGCGCGCGCCGAGCATCGGCAGCCGTACGGTGGTGGCGTAGGTGTGGACCGGCGCCGCCTTCGCGCCGCCGTCCGCGGTCTGCCGGATCATCACGTGCGTCTGCCGGGCGTGCCGCACGTTCATCAACTCGCCGACGGTGCTCACGAGGGGCGCGCGCCGGCCGGCGAGGACGAGCTGGTCCGCGTCGACCTCGCACACCACGTCGAGACGTTGCCGGGCGAGCCCGGCGAGTAATCCGCCCGCTTCGTCGGATCGCGTCAGGTCGAGGACCCAGGGGGCGCGGGGCAGCCGGGGCCGCGCCGCCACGTCCGCGGCGAAGTCGAGGACGTGGGCGCCCGCGGGTTGTCCGGTCTCCGTCTCCGGTATGCGCGCACGGCGTCTGCGCTCCGGGTCCGAGCCCCAGGGTCCGCCGAGCACGAGGCTCCAGTCGACGGGGAACGCGTGGGTGTCCGTGGAGAGGAACAGGCCCATCGCCCGCTGGCAGTTGAGGGTGCGCCCGGTGGTCGCGTCCCGGCGGCGGTGCACGCCCACCGAGTGCTCGCCGCGCTTGGGGATGACGAGTTCGGCTACGGTCCAGGCGTACGGCGCCGCGTTCGCGGTGACCCGCAGGGCGAGTCTGTGGCGTACCGGCTCCCAGTCCCACGGGCTGGCGGTGACGAACTGGCGCAGTCCGTGCGCCGCGGCCGTGGGTAACGCCGCCGCCCGCGCCATGTTCTGCGGGGTCTTCCTGCCGGAGAGATGGGCGAGGGCCCAGAGATATGCCTGGGCCCAACGGCGTTGCTCGGCCCGGTGAAACGGGCTGAAAATCTCATCCACGAATGTCTGGATGTCAGTTCCATTGACCGGCGCGGCCGTGTATGCCTCGCTCGACGACATCTGGTGCTGTCCCCCTCGTAATCGAATCGCTTACACCCAGTGGGTGCATGGCACATCCGTACGAGGCACAAAAATACCGTCCAGGTCGGCAAATGTGTGGAGCGGTCGTTTACTTTGTAACTTCGCGGCCTGAACAGTGGAAACGCGGACCGGGCGAATGGTGCGTGATGCGACGGGGACGAGTGCGGGCACTCTGACCCTACGGGACGAGCGTCCTGCCCTTGCCCGGTAATTGTCAAAAGTTTATGAACGCTTCCCGATCGAATGCGGAGACGACTTCGCGACCCCTGATGCGCAAAGGCGCGAGGCGGCGCGCGAGTGGCCGCCGAAGGCCGGGGGACGTACCTTCGGCGGCCGTCACGGGAATCCGGGCGGAAGGCCGGATCAGGAGGGGACAGGCCGGGCCGAGCGCGTGCAACGGGCCGGCCGGGCGAGTGGACGGACCGGAGGGGTCGGGCCGGACCGGAGCCGGCTCGCCCTCCCGCGGCGGCCTAAGGTGCCGGCTGCTTCGCGGGGAAACCGTGACTGCGGGCGAACAGGACGACTCCGAGTACGGGCAGCAGGAGCAGCAGCACGGTCCAGGGGAAGGAGTCGCTGCCGCTCAGGTCGAGCAAGACGCCGCCGATGACACCGCCGGCCGCCATGGCGACGTTCCAGAGCGTGACGAGCATCGCCTGGGCCGCGTCCGCCGACTCACCGCCCGCCTCGCCGACCGCGGTCTGCAAGAGGGTGGGCACGCCGCCCCAGCCCAGGCCCCACAGGACGCACGCGAAGTACACGAGGCCGGTGTTGTCGGCGAGGACGGCCAGTAGCGCGGCGGCCACCGCGACCGACAGCGCGCTGGCGACGGTGAGCTGTCGCAGCCGGTGGTGGATCTGGGCGCCGACGATCCAGATGCTCGCCAGCGACGCGGCGCCGAAGGCGAGGAGCACCAGGTCCGTGTCGTCGCCCATGCCCAGGTCGTCGAGGAACGTGGCGATGTAGGCGTACAGGATGGTGTGGGCCAGGACGAACACGAGGGTGACGAACAGGACCGGGGTCACGCCTGGGATGCGCAGGGTCCGCAGCATCTTCGGCCGCTCGCCGCGTCCCTGCCCGGGGTAGTCCGGCACGGACGCCGTGATCCACAGCAGAAGCAGCACGGTGAGCGCCGTCATCGCGAGGAACGCCACACGCCAGCCCAGCGCCTCGCCGAGGAAGGTTCCGGCGGGTACGCCGAGGGAGAGCGCGACGGGAATCCCCGCCATGGCGATGGCGATGGCCTTGCCCTGGAGGTGTACGGGCGCCATACGCCGGGCGTACCCGGCCAGCAGCGCCCACGCCAGACCGGCCGCGACACCCGCGACGAACCGCGCCACCATCGTCAGCCCGTAGACGGACGACACGGCCGTGACGGTGTTGGCGACGGCGAAGCCCGCCATGGAGGACAGCAGCAGTCGCTTGCGCCGCCATCCCGCGGTGGCCGCGGTCAGCGGGATCGCCGTGAGGGCGGTGCCGATCGCGTAGATCGTGACCGTCTGCCCGGTCGCGGACTCGCTCACCTGAAGGTCGTCGCTCATCGCGGGGAGCAGTCCCGCGGGCAGCGTCTCGGTGAGGCTGGTGATGAATACGGCGGTGGCGAGGGCGAGCAGGGCGAGAAGCGGGAGTTTCTGCTGCTCCTCGCCTCCGCCCCTGGCTCGCGGTGCCGCGGCGGAGGCTGCCGCGGTGTCGGGTGCGGTGCTCATGTGGTGTGCTCCGGATCTTCTCAGGACCTTCGGGGACGTTCAGGAGTGGTCAGGGGCATGGGGCTCAGGGGGCGTTCCGGGACGGCGGCATCCGGGCTCCGGTCCTCGGGCGTGGGCTCGGCCGGGCCGGGCGTCCGTCACGGCCGGCTGAGCCCACCGTCGACAGGCAGCCGGGCGCCGGTCGTGAAGGTCGCTTCCGTGGCGAGGAAGAGTGCGGCGCGGGCCACCTCCTCGGCGGCTCCCAACCGGCCCAACGGGGGCAGGGACCCGGCGCCGCCGGGCCCCTCGATACACCCCGGGGCGACGGCGTTGACACGGATGCCGCGGGCGACGAGCTCGGCGGCCAGCGCCTGCACCGCGGCGGCCGAGGGAGCGGAGGCGGTGAGGACCACCGCGCCCCCGTCCCGCAGACGCGGCAGCAACGGCCGCGCCGTCGGCACGGAGTCGACGAAGAGGAGGTCGACGTCGCTCTCGTGGTCCGGGCCGGTCCCGACGGCGGCCGGTTCGACGACGCGTGCGGCGGAGCCCAGCTCGGCGCCCGCCCGAAGGCGCTGCTGCGGGGTGCGGGCGGTCAGCAGGACCGCCGCACCGCCTTCCACGAGACGCTTGGCGATGGCAAGGGCGATGCCGGTGGCCTCACCGACCACCAGAGCCTTCTTGCCCGCGTACCTGGTCATGTCCGCCGTTCCCTCCCGCAGGTGCGTTGCCGCAGAGTGCGCGCTGTCACTCGTCGACGACTGTCGCCGAAGGCGCTTCGGGGAACCTTCGGAACGGCTGACGGTCCGCTGCGGCCGCCCTCGGGCGGCGGCGGGGAAGTGTGCGGCGACCAGCGGTCCCCGGACGGAACCCGGCGCCATGTACGGTGACCCACATGCGGTTTGGGGTGCTCGGGCCACTGGTGGTGTGGGACGACGAGGGTGGGACGGTCAGGGTTCCCGAGATCAAGGTCCGGGCGTTGCTCGCGGACCTGCTCGCGCACGAGGGGGAGCCGGTCTCCGTGGACCGCCTCATCCACGACCTGTGGGGCGACGAACCGCCCGGCAGACCGGCGGGAGCCCTCCAGGCCAAGGTTTCGCAACTGCGCAGGGTCCTCGGCCGCGACCGGGTGGTGCGGCAGCCCCCGGGCTACCGGCTGCGGCTCGACGACGACGAGGTGGACGCCGTCCGCTTCCACGCCCTCGTGGCCGAGGCCCGTCCCCTGGCGGACCCGGCGGCGCGGGCGGCGCTGCTCACCGAGGCGCTCGGCCTCTGGCGGGGCCCCGCGTACGCGGACTTCGTGGACGAGGAGTTCGTGCGGGGGCCCGCGCAGCGTCTCGCGGAGCAGCGGCTGTCCGTGTCGGAGGAGCAGGCGGAGGCACGTCTGGCGGCGGGAGACCACGCCCTGCTCGCCGGAGAACTCGGCGGCCTCGTGGCGCAGCATCCGCTGAGGGAGCGGCTGCGCGCCGCGCAGATGCGGGCGCTCTACCTGACGGGGCGGCAGAGCGAGGCCCTCGCCTCGTACGAGGACCTGAGGTCCCGTCTCGCCGAGGAGCTGGGCGTCGACCCCAGCCCCGAACTCGGCGCCCTGCACCAGGCGGTGCTCCGCCAGGACCCGGTGCTGATCCCCGCGGTGGCGGCGGCCGACGAAGCGGGCCGCGGACACGGTGCGGTCGGCACACCTCTCCGCTCGAACGCCGCGGAGCCCGTTCACCCCGGGCGACGCCTGCCGGTCGCGCCCGCGGACCCGTCCGCCACGGGTGTTCACTCGAACCTGCCCGTCGCGCTCACCCCGCTCGTCGGCCGCGGCCGGGCCCTCGCCGACCTGTCCCGGCTCCTGGGCACCGCTCGGCTGGTGACCGTCACCGGCCCCGGCGGCGTCGGCAAGACCCGCCTGGCCTTGGCGGCGGCGGAAGCGGCGGAGGATGGAGCGGCGGCCGATGGTCGGCCCGACGGGATCTGGCTCGTGGAGTTCGCCGGAGTCCGCGCCGGCACCGCCACCGACCTGGCGCAGGTCGTCGCCACCGTGCTGGGCATCGGGGACGCCCCGTCCTCCGCGCCGGGACCCGGCGCCGGCGCGGCCACCGGCGGACCGTCACCCGTGCACCGTCTCGCCACCGCCCTGCGGGACCGCCGTACGCTGCTCGTCCTGGACAACTGCGAACACGTCGTCGACGCCGCCGCCGACCTCGTCGAGTCGCTCCTGCGCACCGCCCCCGGCCTGCGCGTGCTGGCGACGAGCCAGGAGCCGTTCGGACTGGCGGCCGAGGCCGTGTTCCTGGCCGAACCCCTCCCGACCGCCGACGCCGTAAAGCTGTTCACGCAGCGCGCCGCCGCGTCCGCCCCCGGGTTTCCGCTCGACCCGGACAGGGCCACCGCGTCCGACCGTGCCGCCGTCGCCGAGATCTGCCGTCGCCTCGACGGCATCCCCCTCGCCCTGGAGCTCGCGGCCACCCGGGTACGGGGCCTGGGCGTGCGGGAGTTGGCGGCCCGGCTCGGATGCCGGTTCCAGCTCCTGACCTCCGGGCAGCGCGGCGCCCCCGCCCGCCAGCAGACGCTGCGGGCGGTGATCGACTGGAGCTGGGAGCTGCTCAGCGCCCCCGAGCGCATCGTCCTGCGCCGCCTCGCCGTGCACAGCGACGGCTGCGATCTGGCCGCCGCCGAGGCAGTGTGCGCGGGGGACGGCGTCGCCCGGGAGGATGTGCTCGACCTGGTGACACGGCTCGTCGACCGGTCCCTCGTGGTCATGGTGGACGGGCCCGCCGGGCCCCGTTACCGGCTGCTGGAGTCCGTCGCCGCGTACGCGACGGAGCGGCTGCACGAGATGGAGGACCTCACCGACGTACGCGACCGGCATCTGCGCCACTACCTGGCTCTGGCCGAACAGGCCGAGCCGCAACTGCGCGGCGCCGGACAGCGGCCCTGGCTGGCCCGTCTGGACGCCGAGGCCGGCAATCTGCGTGCGGCGCTCGACGAGGCGGTGCGCCGGGCCGGCGCGGGAGAAGCGGACGAAGCCCTGCGGCTCGCCACCGCCTTGTCCTGGTGGTGGCTTCCGCGCGGTCGCCTCTCCGAGGCGCGCCGCAGCCTGTCGGCCGTCCTCACGGCCACCGCAGCTGCCGACGGCGACGCCACCGCCACAACGGAACTCGCCCTGTTGCATGCCGCGTTCGCGCTGCTCACCGGCGACCACGCCGCTTCGGCCGCCGACGCATGGGCCGCCGCCGACGCCATCTGTGACCCGGTGCGCCGTGCCCGCGCCCTGTGGCTGTGCGCGTACGGCCTGTTCAGCGCGGGCGCCGCCGATCACGGAAGTGAACTGAATGCTCAGGCGCTCGCCCTGTTCTGCGCGGCGGGCGATCGATGGGGCACCGCCGCCGCCCTCGGGCTGCGGGCGACGCTCGCGCTGGTCCGCGGCGATCTCGCCGGGCTCGGCCGCGACGGACTGCGCAGTGCCGCGCTCTTCCGCGAACTGGGCGACCGATGGGGCGAGTTGCAGACCGTGTCGCCACTCGCCGCGCTCGCGGAGATCAGGGGCGAGTACCAGGAAGCGGCCCGCCGCCAGCACGAAGGGCTGCGCATGGCGCAGGAGTTGGGTCTTGCGGCGGAGGTCTCGGCGCGGCTCTCGGGGCTGGGCCGGCTCGCGCTGCTCGCCCGCGACTGGGACCGGGCCCGCGATCTGCACGAGCGGGCCCGCCGCAGCGCTGCGGAACAGGGCTACACATACGGTGAGATCCACTCCGAGATGGGTCTCGCGCTCGGCGCGCGCCGCTCCGGCGACCTGGACGCCGCCGAGGCGCACCTGCTGGTGATCCGCGACGGCTACGCCCAGGTGTCGTCCCAGGCGGGCGACCATCTGCTCTGCGCCGAACTCGGCTTCGTCGCCGAACTCCGCGGCGACCCCGAGCGAGCCCTCGCCCATCACCTGCGCGGTCTGGAAGTAGCCCGCTCACTGGGCGAACCGCGCGCCCTGGCCCTGTCCCTCGAGGGTCTCGCAGGCGTGGCGGTCCTGCACTCCCACGAGCGCGCCGCCGCCTGCTCCGCGCTGCTGCTGGGCGCGGCGGACGCGGCGCGTCGCGGGGTGGGGGCTCCCCTCCCCGCGGCCGAACGCGGCGACGTCGACCGCGTCATGACGGCGGCGCGAGCTGCCCTGGGTGACGGCGCCGCGTTCGCCGAGGCGTTCGAGCAAGGCACCAGGCTGAGCGCCGACGAGGCGGTGCACCATGCCCGTACGAGCCTCGGCTGGCCGGTGGACGCGCCCGGCTGAGACGTGCCTGCCGGCCGGCCGCCGGGCCCGCGGTGGTGACGACGCGGCAGGACCCGGTTCCTCGGCACCGGGGCCTGCGTCCGGGGCTACGAGGTTTCCCAGCACACCGACATCAGCTGCACGCGGTCGCGGAATCGGTGATCGGCTGGGCGCTGGGGGAGTCGCTGGCGGAGCCGTTGGGCCGGGAGCTGGCGGCGACCGCGCAGCGGCAGTCACGTCAGGGGAATGCCGCGGACGCGCCCCGGTAGAGCGGCGGTCGGGACTTCAGGACCTGTTGGACGGCGGGGCGGCACGTGACGGGGGCGTCGATGCCGACCACGCGGTGCTCGACGGAGAGCCGCTCCGGCCGCTCCGCTTCGTCGATGTCGCTCACCGTCTCCTCCACCGCCCTACGGAGCTGCCGGGGTGAGGGGGTGCGGGTGTGCACAGACGGTTCTGTCCCACCGTCCCGACCGCATAGTCTCGGTCCGGCGTGCCGAACAACATGCCTCCGACATGGAGGACGGAATCGGGGGTAGGGGCGCGCGTGAAACGGGGAATGAGGGCGAGGCCAGTTGCGATCCCATGCCGACGACGACGGCTGCACGGCGCCGGGCGAGCACCTGCTGCGCGCCGGCTACGCCCTGGACGGAGACGGCGCCTGCATCGCCGACGCCCGCCACCACGCCGTCGCCTTCCTCGACCGGGCCCACGCAGCCCATCGCCTGCCCGTGTCCGCCCGCGCGCGGGACCTCACCCAGCTGGTGGTAAGCGAGCTCGTCACCAACGCTCTCAAGTACGCTCCCGGTCCTGTCCTGCTGGAACTACGCATCGACGTCCGAGCCGTGGAGGTCGTCGTACGGGACGGCGATCCGGCTGTTCCCGCCGCCCGGGCCGCTGATCCGGGCAGGATCGGCCAGCACGGCCTGGAGATCGTCAAGGCCGTCACCGAAGACCTGTCCATCGAGCAGGAGCCGGCGGGCAAGCGCATCACTGCGCGCATTGCCCTGACCGACACCCCCGGCGCCACCGCCGCCGGAAGCCCGGAATGACGGTGCGGTCGGCGCGGTGGGGAATCACTGGTCCAGTGTCGGCGGCCGACACGACGTGTTGACCGGACCGTCTGAAGCGGTCGGCCATGAGTCGAGGTGCGGCGAGTCCCCGGCGGCGAGCTTCGCCGCCGACCCCTGCCCGACGCGTCCGGCCGGCCGGACGCGTCGGGCGGCTACCGGGCAGGCGGAGAAGGGGAGTCGGGTCGCACGAGGAGCAGGGCGCGGTCGTCGGGGTAGTCGACGCCGGGCTGGTGGTTGAGGAACAGCTCGCACAGGTCGTGCACGTTCAAGCCGGCGCCCAGGCGGGCTGTCTCGGTGAGCCTGTCCAGGCCGGTGTCCAAGGTCTCCCTACGGCGTTCGATCAGGCCGTCGGTGTAGAGCAGGACGGCCTCGCCCTCGGCCCAGGGTGGTCCGGCCCTGGCGGAAGCGGGCGTCGGGGACGGGCCCGGCGGGCGGCGAGATCGGGCCGTCGAGATAGCGGCTGGAGCCGTCGGGACGCACCACGAGCGGCGGGGGATGCCCGGCCTTGACGTAGGTCACGGTGCGGGTCGGCCGGTGGTAGAGCAGGTAGGCGGCGGTGGCCATCTGGCCGCGGTGGTAGAGATGCAGATACTCGCTCAGCTCACGCAGCACCTCCTCCGGGCGGGTGCCGCAGCGCAGGACGATTCCGCGCAGGGCGGCGATGATCTGTGCCATGACGGCCGCCTGGGGCAGGCCATGGCCGGCGACGTCGCCGATCGACAGGCCGATGTGGTCCTCGTCGAGGTCATAGAGGTCGTACCAGTCCCCGCCGACCATGACCATGTCGCTGGCGGGCGCGTAACGGGTCGCGACCTCCAGGCCCGCGACGTCCGGCAGTCGCGGCAGAAGGCTGAGCTGAAGGCGCTCGGCGACACGGTGTTCGTGTTCGTACAGTCCGGCGCGGCGTACCGCCTGGGCGATCTGCTGGGCCACCGCGGTCAGGTGCTCCGCCTCCGGCACGCCGCCCGCCCCGGGATACAAGGTGAGGGCTCCCAGCACCACCCCGTCGGCCTCCAGCACGGACCGTAGCGCTCCGGCGGCCGCGGGGTGCGCGACGTCACGGGGCCGGTCGAGGTCTCTCCAGGCGGTTCCGCTCAGGACGCGCGGCTCCTCACCCGGCCCCAGGGCGGGTACCAGGCGCTGTGAGTGCAGCTCCAAGGCCACGCGCTCGACGTCCAGCACCCGCGGCGCGGTGGCCGCCACGGCCTCGGCGACCTGGGCCAGGGTCGCCGACGACGCCAGCGCCTCCGTCAGTTGGTACAGGCGTTGCAGACGGGCGCGGGCCACCTGTTCGGCGAGCAGCAGCTTCTCGCGCTGGGCTTCGGCGGTACGCCGGATGGCGATCTCCCGGTTGAGCGCGCTGACCTGTTGGCTGAGGACGACGAACCGGTCGGCGTGGTCCAGGCGGTGCAGGTTGAGCTGGATCACCGCCCCGGGCCCCTGCCACCAGGTGGCGCGCACGCCGTTGCACCGGAAGCGCACGGGGCTGCCGTCGCTGTCCTTCAGGACGAGCCCGCCCGGCAGCGGACTGCCGCTGCGCACCCAGTTCCCCAGATGCTTCCGCAGCACGCCGGGGTCGTCCTGCGCGAGGACATAGAGACTGGCGCCCGCGCAGAGCTGGGGTATCGAGGCGGCGGCGGCCGGATTGGCCGCCAGGATCGTGCCGTCCCCCGCGCACAGGAGGACGGGGTGGGGCATCGTTTTCGTAATGGCCTCGAACAGGCCAAGGGTCACGCAGGTACCGTACCGGTGCCCGGGCCGCTGATGGGCGGCTCCGCGTCGGCGAAGTACTCTCGTCCGCTCGTCGGACCTGCGCCGGGTACCAGGTGCACGACGACGCGGCAGCTGACATCGCCGCGGGCGATGGTCTCCTGCAGTTCGACACTGGCGTAGCCGAGATTGCGGGCGGCGATCGTCCCGAAGACGTTCGACGTCATCATGCACATCGACTCACGGCCCAGCACCTTCTCCGCGAACGGACAGGCCCGGTTGCCCAGCACGATCTTCGTGTCGTCCTGCTCGATGACGTAGAAGTCGCCGTTGATCCGCCGCTTGAGATCCACCAGGGCCTCCCCGACCTGCTCGCGGGACAGCTGGTGGGTGCCGAGCGCCTTGAGGTACATGTCGTCGATCTGCGTTCCCACCGCCTGACCGACCAGACTGATGTAGCCGGATGCCTCCTCCAGGCCGATCACGGACTCCAGCGAGGTCGCCAGCTCCCGCACCAGCGTCCGCAGGAACACATCACGATCCAGATCGATCTTCACGTCCACCGGATGACCCATAGCGCCGCCTCTCCTCTTCTCTCCGCACTTCGTTGAACCGCGCCAGGGCCCGGCATTCCCTCAAGACCAGGCATCCGTCGGCAGTCGTATCCACCCGCCTACCGCACAGCCGCACAGATACCGGGGACCGTGGACCGGGGACCGGGCGAACTCCCCGGGGCCCGTGGTGTCCGAGGCCGGACGGCGTCCGGCCCAGATCTGCGTGATCTCCACTCCGGCCACTGGGCTGCGCGACGCTCCGGCCCCGCGCCAGGAGGACCGGCGCGTGAGGCGGCGCGGGGGGTGGTGTCACCTGCCTGCGGCACGGGCCCTCTCAGTTCTTCAGCGCGCCATGACGCGGTCCGGTCCAACGAGATCGTCATCGAGCCGACGACCTGGCCGGAGCGGGGAAGGGCCGCGTCGACCTCCCCAGGTGTTGGCGGCCCTTCCCACAACAGGCGTGCGGCTACCCCGCCCCTCGCTTTCCATGCGCGGTACGCCGAGACGGCTACGAGGACGTCTCGAGCTCCGCCGGCCGGCCGGCAGCCGGAGCCCCGCAACGGCACCCGCCGGGCCAGGTCGGCCACCGCGGGTGCCTGTCCGCGAAATCCGATGGTGCGACTCGG
Protein-coding regions in this window:
- a CDS encoding response regulator transcription factor translates to MTDVLVVERNASTAATMVGALRRQGYTARSVDTGARALSACRDTDLVLLSLELPDIDGVELCRSLRAGSDTPVIAVTDLDDELERVLALRAGADDCVVKTWGFREIGARIEAVLRRSRPRSGLPDSITLRPLHIDPRTREVRLHDRLVDVTSKEFELLYALAADPETVVTRKELMARVWGNTWVHTSRTIDTHVSSLRAKLGSSGWIITVRGVGYRLGYAWSVPEPSAG
- a CDS encoding IS701 family transposase, producing MSSSEAYTAAPVNGTDIQTFVDEIFSPFHRAEQRRWAQAYLWALAHLSGRKTPQNMARAAALPTAAAHGLRQFVTASPWDWEPVRHRLALRVTANAAPYAWTVAELVIPKRGEHSVGVHRRRDATTGRTLNCQRAMGLFLSTDTHAFPVDWSLVLGGPWGSDPERRRRARIPETETGQPAGAHVLDFAADVAARPRLPRAPWVLDLTRSDEAGGLLAGLARQRLDVVCEVDADQLVLAGRRAPLVSTVGELMNVRHARQTHVMIRQTADGGAKAAPVHTYATTVRLPMLGARDELDSPRYRILERPAPDGRQRTRYWITTLTSTRVDEVLRLVRGHIAARATVDALQKRYGVLDFEGRSFPGWHRHMTMASAAYVYQHLPGAPGTASAAPAELTEAAS
- a CDS encoding MFS transporter, whose translation is MSTAPDTAAASAAAPRARGGGEEQQKLPLLALLALATAVFITSLTETLPAGLLPAMSDDLQVSESATGQTVTIYAIGTALTAIPLTAATAGWRRKRLLLSSMAGFAVANTVTAVSSVYGLTMVARFVAGVAAGLAWALLAGYARRMAPVHLQGKAIAIAMAGIPVALSLGVPAGTFLGEALGWRVAFLAMTALTVLLLLWITASVPDYPGQGRGERPKMLRTLRIPGVTPVLFVTLVFVLAHTILYAYIATFLDDLGMGDDTDLVLLAFGAASLASIWIVGAQIHHRLRQLTVASALSVAVAAALLAVLADNTGLVYFACVLWGLGWGGVPTLLQTAVGEAGGESADAAQAMLVTLWNVAMAAGGVIGGVLLDLSGSDSFPWTVLLLLLPVLGVVLFARSHGFPAKQPAP
- a CDS encoding SDR family oxidoreductase, which produces MTRYAGKKALVVGEATGIALAIAKRLVEGGAAVLLTARTPQQRLRAGAELGSAARVVEPAAVGTGPDHESDVDLLFVDSVPTARPLLPRLRDGGAVVLTASAPSAAAVQALAAELVARGIRVNAVAPGCIEGPGGAGSLPPLGRLGAAEEVARAALFLATEATFTTGARLPVDGGLSRP
- a CDS encoding AfsR/SARP family transcriptional regulator, which gives rise to MRFGVLGPLVVWDDEGGTVRVPEIKVRALLADLLAHEGEPVSVDRLIHDLWGDEPPGRPAGALQAKVSQLRRVLGRDRVVRQPPGYRLRLDDDEVDAVRFHALVAEARPLADPAARAALLTEALGLWRGPAYADFVDEEFVRGPAQRLAEQRLSVSEEQAEARLAAGDHALLAGELGGLVAQHPLRERLRAAQMRALYLTGRQSEALASYEDLRSRLAEELGVDPSPELGALHQAVLRQDPVLIPAVAAADEAGRGHGAVGTPLRSNAAEPVHPGRRLPVAPADPSATGVHSNLPVALTPLVGRGRALADLSRLLGTARLVTVTGPGGVGKTRLALAAAEAAEDGAAADGRPDGIWLVEFAGVRAGTATDLAQVVATVLGIGDAPSSAPGPGAGAATGGPSPVHRLATALRDRRTLLVLDNCEHVVDAAADLVESLLRTAPGLRVLATSQEPFGLAAEAVFLAEPLPTADAVKLFTQRAAASAPGFPLDPDRATASDRAAVAEICRRLDGIPLALELAATRVRGLGVRELAARLGCRFQLLTSGQRGAPARQQTLRAVIDWSWELLSAPERIVLRRLAVHSDGCDLAAAEAVCAGDGVAREDVLDLVTRLVDRSLVVMVDGPAGPRYRLLESVAAYATERLHEMEDLTDVRDRHLRHYLALAEQAEPQLRGAGQRPWLARLDAEAGNLRAALDEAVRRAGAGEADEALRLATALSWWWLPRGRLSEARRSLSAVLTATAAADGDATATTELALLHAAFALLTGDHAASAADAWAAADAICDPVRRARALWLCAYGLFSAGAADHGSELNAQALALFCAAGDRWGTAAALGLRATLALVRGDLAGLGRDGLRSAALFRELGDRWGELQTVSPLAALAEIRGEYQEAARRQHEGLRMAQELGLAAEVSARLSGLGRLALLARDWDRARDLHERARRSAAEQGYTYGEIHSEMGLALGARRSGDLDAAEAHLLVIRDGYAQVSSQAGDHLLCAELGFVAELRGDPERALAHHLRGLEVARSLGEPRALALSLEGLAGVAVLHSHERAAACSALLLGAADAARRGVGAPLPAAERGDVDRVMTAARAALGDGAAFAEAFEQGTRLSADEAVHHARTSLGWPVDAPG
- a CDS encoding ATP-binding protein; its protein translation is MRSHADDDGCTAPGEHLLRAGYALDGDGACIADARHHAVAFLDRAHAAHRLPVSARARDLTQLVVSELVTNALKYAPGPVLLELRIDVRAVEVVVRDGDPAVPAARAADPGRIGQHGLEIVKAVTEDLSIEQEPAGKRITARIALTDTPGATAAGSPE
- a CDS encoding PP2C family protein-serine/threonine phosphatase, producing MTLGLFEAITKTMPHPVLLCAGDGTILAANPAAAASIPQLCAGASLYVLAQDDPGVLRKHLGNWVRSGSPLPGGLVLKDSDGSPVRFRCNGVRATWWQGPGAVIQLNLHRLDHADRFVVLSQQVSALNREIAIRRTAEAQREKLLLAEQVARARLQRLYQLTEALASSATLAQVAEAVAATAPRVLDVERVALELHSQRLVPALGPGEEPRVLSGTAWRDLDRPRDVAHPAAAGALRSVLEADGVVLGALTLYPGAGGVPEAEHLTAVAQQIAQAVRRAGLYEHEHRVAERLQLSLLPRLPDVAGLEVATRYAPASDMVMVGGDWYDLYDLDEDHIGLSIGDVAGHGLPQAAVMAQIIAALRGIVLRCGTRPEEVLRELSEYLHLYHRGQMATAAYLLYHRPTRTVTYVKAGHPPPLVVRPDGSSRYLDGPISPPAGPVPDARFRQGRTTLGRGRGRPALHRRPDRTP
- a CDS encoding methanogen output domain 1-containing protein, translating into MGHPVDVKIDLDRDVFLRTLVRELATSLESVIGLEEASGYISLVGQAVGTQIDDMYLKALGTHQLSREQVGEALVDLKRRINGDFYVIEQDDTKIVLGNRACPFAEKVLGRESMCMMTSNVFGTIAARNLGYASVELQETIARGDVSCRVVVHLVPGAGPTSGREYFADAEPPISGPGTGTVPA